One genomic window of Corynebacterium pseudotuberculosis includes the following:
- the argB gene encoding acetylglutamate kinase, whose product MTDMLDHLSAQDRATVLAEALPWLQHFHNKIVVVKYGGNAMVDDSLKAAFAADMVFLRTVGAKPVVVHGGGPQISLMLNKLGLEGEFKGGFRVTTPEIMEVVRMVLFGQVGRDLVGLINSHGPYAVGTSGEDAGLFQAEKRLVTVGGKATDIGLVGDITAVNPASLMDIIEAGRIPVVSTIAPGDDGEIYNVNADTAAGALASAIGAERLLILTNVEGLYTDWPNQESLVSKISVAELRTIMPALDSGMIPKMESCLNAVIKGVPAAHVIDGRTPHAVLLELLTSGGIGTMVTQDAATPEATIFRHSQGGK is encoded by the coding sequence ATGACAGATATGCTTGACCATCTCAGCGCACAAGATAGAGCTACGGTGTTAGCTGAGGCCTTGCCATGGTTGCAACATTTCCATAACAAGATTGTGGTTGTGAAATACGGTGGCAACGCTATGGTGGATGATTCCTTAAAAGCTGCATTTGCTGCAGACATGGTCTTCCTACGTACTGTTGGGGCAAAGCCCGTTGTGGTGCATGGTGGAGGACCACAAATCTCCTTAATGCTGAATAAATTGGGGTTAGAGGGAGAGTTTAAGGGAGGATTTCGGGTTACCACTCCTGAAATTATGGAGGTGGTACGGATGGTGCTCTTTGGCCAGGTGGGACGAGACCTTGTAGGTTTGATCAATTCCCATGGTCCCTATGCGGTTGGTACATCAGGCGAGGATGCGGGCTTGTTTCAAGCAGAAAAACGGCTTGTAACAGTGGGCGGAAAAGCTACTGATATTGGCTTAGTAGGGGATATTACGGCTGTTAATCCTGCCAGTCTGATGGACATCATCGAGGCTGGAAGAATACCTGTAGTATCCACGATTGCCCCCGGTGATGACGGCGAAATATACAACGTTAATGCGGATACAGCCGCAGGGGCCCTGGCCTCAGCTATAGGGGCGGAACGACTACTTATTCTCACCAATGTAGAAGGTCTTTACACAGATTGGCCGAATCAAGAGTCTCTTGTTTCCAAAATTAGCGTAGCGGAGCTACGCACGATTATGCCTGCACTAGATTCCGGAATGATTCCGAAAATGGAAAGTTGTCTTAATGCCGTTATAAAAGGTGTACCCGCAGCGCATGTAATTGATGGACGTACTCCGCATGCAGTTCTCCTGGAACTTTTGACCTCTGGTGGTATCGGCACGATGGTAACTCAGGACGCAGCAACCCCGGAAGCAACAATTTTTAGGCACTCTCAAGGCGGGAAATAA
- the argJ gene encoding bifunctional glutamate N-acetyltransferase/amino-acid acetyltransferase ArgJ yields MSTNGITAVKGFLAAATTAGIKPSGNKDMALVVNQGPEYVAAGVFTRNKIVAAPVKLSKKSMSDGTLKAIVFNSGNANACNGIQGEQDAQTIVDAVARSLSFKANDVAACSTGLIGEPLPVEKLLAVTPVLVNGLGDHGEQAAEAIMTTDTVSKQAVHKESGWSVGAMGKGVGMMAPSLATMLVCITTDASVSAEAAQSALEKAAAQTFNTLDIDGSTSTNDTVLLMANGASGITPDVEAFETAVYAVCADIADQLQSDAEGVTKRVRITVTGASNDEQALQAARTLGRDNLFKCAMFGSDPNWGRVLAAIGMAEADMDPDNISVYFNEHPVCLASTGTPYAREVDLSGIDIDVRVDLGTGKTGKAFIRTTDLSHSYVEINSAYSS; encoded by the coding sequence ATGAGTACCAATGGCATCACCGCCGTTAAAGGTTTTTTGGCTGCCGCAACAACTGCAGGAATTAAGCCTTCAGGTAATAAGGATATGGCGTTGGTGGTCAACCAAGGACCAGAGTATGTAGCAGCTGGAGTTTTCACTAGGAATAAAATTGTGGCAGCTCCTGTGAAACTGAGCAAGAAGTCCATGAGCGATGGAACTTTGAAAGCTATCGTCTTTAACTCCGGCAACGCTAATGCCTGCAACGGTATACAAGGTGAGCAGGACGCGCAGACTATCGTGGACGCAGTAGCACGTTCGCTTTCGTTTAAAGCTAATGACGTTGCTGCTTGCTCTACAGGGTTGATCGGAGAACCTTTGCCCGTCGAAAAGCTACTGGCGGTGACTCCTGTGCTTGTCAACGGTCTAGGTGACCATGGCGAACAAGCAGCAGAAGCAATTATGACTACGGACACCGTAAGTAAACAAGCAGTGCATAAAGAATCCGGGTGGTCAGTAGGCGCAATGGGCAAAGGCGTAGGCATGATGGCGCCCTCGTTAGCCACGATGCTGGTATGCATTACTACTGATGCCTCTGTCTCCGCAGAAGCTGCACAATCTGCACTAGAAAAAGCTGCGGCGCAGACTTTTAACACACTCGATATCGATGGTTCTACTTCTACCAATGACACCGTGCTACTCATGGCAAATGGTGCTTCGGGTATAACTCCTGACGTAGAAGCTTTTGAGACTGCGGTATATGCAGTGTGTGCTGATATAGCTGATCAGCTGCAATCGGATGCGGAAGGAGTGACTAAGAGGGTCCGCATTACGGTGACTGGTGCTTCCAACGATGAACAAGCACTTCAAGCCGCGCGCACCTTGGGCCGGGACAACCTGTTTAAATGCGCGATGTTTGGATCGGATCCAAACTGGGGGAGAGTCCTTGCAGCCATCGGGATGGCAGAGGCAGATATGGATCCGGATAATATATCAGTTTATTTTAATGAACATCCTGTGTGTCTTGCATCGACAGGAACACCTTATGCTCGAGAAGTGGATTTAAGTGGGATCGATATCGATGTTCGCGTCGACTTAGGCACAGGTAAAACAGGAAAAGCCTTTATTAGAACAACGGATTTGTCCCATTCATATGTGGAAATCAACTCTGCTTACTCCTCCTAG
- the argC gene encoding N-acetyl-gamma-glutamyl-phosphate reductase: MTITVAVAGASGYAGGEILRLLLNHPRYVSGELKIGALTGSSTAGERLGVLMPHLPELASRIVQPTTPEHLAGHDVVFLALPHGHSAKIARECEDSCIVIDCAADFRLQHQDDWDHYYGEKYAGSWPYGIPEMPGHREQIRSARRIAVPGCFPTGATLALWPAIKMGLVRPDISIVSVTGVSGGGKKPVVGLLGAETMGSLRAYNVAGSHRHTPEIVQNLSEYSRSPVSISFTPILAPLPRGILTTAVAPIAPGVSQTDAYNAYISCYAAEPFVQVLPPGMQPQTQSVVGSNMCHLQVALDSEAEKLIITSAIDNLTKGTGGAAVQCMNIVLGWEETSGLPRTGIAP, translated from the coding sequence ATGACAATCACGGTAGCAGTAGCGGGGGCAAGCGGATATGCAGGCGGAGAGATTCTCCGCCTTTTGCTTAATCATCCTCGTTACGTGAGTGGGGAACTGAAAATAGGCGCACTAACTGGATCATCTACTGCTGGAGAGCGCCTGGGCGTACTCATGCCTCACCTACCGGAGCTCGCGAGTCGGATAGTGCAGCCAACTACTCCGGAGCATCTTGCTGGTCATGACGTGGTTTTTTTGGCTTTACCTCATGGGCATTCCGCGAAAATAGCTAGAGAATGTGAGGATTCCTGCATAGTTATTGATTGCGCTGCAGATTTTCGCTTGCAACATCAAGATGACTGGGACCACTATTATGGGGAAAAATACGCAGGATCTTGGCCGTATGGAATTCCTGAGATGCCGGGGCATCGTGAACAAATCCGGAGTGCGCGTAGGATAGCCGTGCCTGGGTGTTTCCCCACAGGCGCCACGTTGGCGTTATGGCCAGCTATAAAAATGGGCCTTGTCAGGCCGGATATATCTATTGTTTCTGTCACGGGGGTCTCAGGAGGCGGGAAAAAACCCGTTGTGGGGCTGCTAGGCGCGGAGACAATGGGCTCGTTGCGCGCATATAACGTTGCGGGTAGCCATAGGCATACTCCGGAAATAGTGCAAAATTTGTCAGAATATTCGCGGTCACCGGTCTCCATTAGTTTCACTCCCATCCTGGCGCCATTACCTCGGGGGATTCTCACCACTGCGGTAGCACCGATTGCGCCAGGGGTTTCTCAGACCGATGCCTATAACGCATACATCAGTTGCTATGCGGCGGAGCCCTTTGTACAGGTGCTTCCTCCTGGGATGCAACCTCAGACCCAATCGGTTGTTGGTTCTAACATGTGTCATCTCCAAGTAGCGTTGGATTCCGAAGCGGAAAAATTAATCATTACGTCGGCAATCGATAATCTGACAAAAGGAACAGGCGGTGCTGCGGTGCAATGCATGAATATTGTTTTGGGTTGGGAAGAAACTTCGGGGCTTCCGCGTACTGGGATTGCGCCATAG
- the pheT gene encoding phenylalanine--tRNA ligase subunit beta, whose protein sequence is MLISQNWVTRLLGHSNKGWSVTPEELDAGYVRVGFETEGYKKIAETTGPLVLGRVETIEELTGFKKPIRHCHVNVGNANGTGDLQSIVCGARNFSEGDLVVVSLPGAVLPGNFAISARETYGRMSAGMICSAAELGLADKQNSGIITLPEGTGTPGDDARGILGLEDTIFDVNVTPDRGYALSARGLTRELASAFNLEYADPAVDLKVAGIDVSAVPTATNQSLSVDLRPETKAVRFGLRKVTGIDPTAESPFWLQRELMLSGQRPVNPATDVTNYVMLLLGQPMHAFDADAITGDLVVRCAHAGEQLETLDHVKRTLMAEDVVIADAVGVQSLAGVMGGNISEISETTTNVYFEAANWDPITIARTSRRHKLSTEASRRFERGVDPTLVEVALDAACALLVSIAGGMIEPERTLIGEVSAMTKVRMLAHRPAAIAGVDYSPETVVSRLEEVGCFVEREEDELIVTPPMWRHDITMAADLVEEVLRLEGLEHIPSIVPPAPVGAGLSPAQKRRRAIGHSLAYNGYAEILPTPFIKSDTFDLWGLPVDDARRNVVKVQNPLDSDYAILATTLLPSMLEAVARNVSRGQHSVSLFGLQQVAFNRGQGVSPILDVRTRPRAEDVQELLQSLPYQPLHVATVATGQIENEGPWGQGRDYTYADSLESARTVARAAGVELEVSNADYLPWHPGRCAELRVGDAVVGYAGELHPQILDRLGLPPRTCAMELDITAIPFDNDFPAPVLSAFPTLHQDLALVVDEDVPAESVRKVIVEAAGELLEKVELFDVYRSDSLGENKKSLAFSLVFRAQDRTLTDEECSEGRLAAVEAAKQIFGATMRA, encoded by the coding sequence ATGCTTATCTCGCAAAACTGGGTAACTAGATTGCTGGGACATTCCAATAAGGGATGGTCCGTGACCCCGGAAGAACTAGACGCAGGCTATGTTCGCGTTGGGTTTGAGACCGAAGGCTATAAAAAGATCGCGGAGACAACCGGGCCATTGGTGCTTGGGCGGGTGGAGACGATCGAGGAGCTTACAGGCTTTAAAAAACCCATCCGTCATTGCCACGTAAATGTGGGCAATGCTAATGGGACGGGTGATCTTCAGTCCATCGTATGCGGCGCACGTAATTTCAGTGAGGGTGACCTCGTGGTGGTTTCTCTACCAGGTGCAGTTTTGCCTGGTAATTTTGCCATCTCTGCCCGAGAAACGTATGGGCGGATGTCGGCTGGAATGATTTGTTCGGCAGCTGAATTAGGTCTTGCAGACAAACAGAATTCGGGGATTATTACCTTGCCAGAAGGCACGGGAACCCCCGGCGATGACGCCCGCGGCATCCTAGGTTTAGAAGATACTATTTTTGACGTTAATGTCACGCCAGATCGCGGATATGCGCTTTCTGCAAGAGGTTTGACCCGAGAATTAGCCTCTGCTTTTAACCTTGAATACGCTGACCCTGCTGTAGACCTTAAAGTTGCCGGCATTGATGTTTCCGCAGTGCCTACAGCAACTAATCAGTCGCTTTCGGTTGATCTCAGGCCTGAAACTAAAGCAGTACGCTTTGGTCTGCGTAAAGTAACAGGAATTGATCCCACCGCAGAATCCCCATTCTGGTTGCAGCGCGAGCTCATGTTGTCTGGGCAGCGACCAGTCAATCCTGCTACTGACGTTACCAACTACGTTATGTTGCTCTTGGGGCAGCCTATGCATGCCTTTGATGCGGATGCGATTACTGGTGATCTTGTCGTACGTTGTGCTCATGCCGGCGAACAGCTGGAAACTCTCGATCATGTCAAACGGACGCTCATGGCAGAAGACGTAGTGATCGCAGACGCCGTTGGAGTCCAATCTCTTGCAGGCGTAATGGGCGGAAATATTTCAGAGATTTCCGAGACGACTACAAACGTATACTTTGAGGCAGCTAACTGGGACCCGATTACGATTGCTCGGACCTCGCGCAGGCATAAGCTAAGCACGGAAGCTTCTCGACGTTTTGAGCGCGGTGTTGACCCCACGTTAGTGGAAGTAGCGCTCGACGCCGCGTGTGCACTGTTGGTATCGATTGCAGGCGGAATGATCGAACCAGAGCGCACCCTGATCGGCGAAGTTTCTGCTATGACAAAGGTACGTATGCTTGCTCATCGCCCGGCAGCAATTGCGGGCGTGGATTATTCTCCTGAAACTGTCGTTTCTCGTTTGGAAGAGGTCGGCTGTTTTGTGGAGCGCGAAGAAGACGAGCTTATCGTGACACCGCCGATGTGGCGTCATGATATTACGATGGCTGCAGATCTGGTGGAAGAAGTCTTGCGCTTGGAAGGTCTAGAGCATATTCCTTCTATTGTTCCTCCTGCACCCGTGGGTGCCGGGTTAAGTCCTGCGCAGAAGCGTCGTCGCGCTATAGGGCACTCCCTGGCGTATAACGGATATGCGGAGATTCTTCCTACTCCTTTTATTAAGAGCGATACGTTCGATCTGTGGGGATTGCCTGTAGACGATGCGCGTAGGAATGTAGTTAAGGTGCAAAATCCGTTGGATTCTGATTATGCAATCCTTGCCACCACGTTATTGCCTTCCATGCTGGAAGCGGTTGCGCGTAACGTATCTCGGGGTCAGCATTCTGTGAGCCTTTTTGGACTGCAACAGGTTGCCTTTAACCGAGGCCAGGGGGTTTCGCCGATACTTGATGTGCGTACACGACCCCGTGCGGAAGACGTACAGGAACTTTTACAGTCTCTTCCATACCAGCCACTGCATGTAGCTACCGTTGCCACTGGCCAGATTGAGAATGAGGGTCCGTGGGGGCAGGGTCGTGACTACACATATGCTGATTCTCTGGAATCCGCACGGACAGTGGCACGGGCAGCCGGAGTGGAGCTTGAGGTCTCCAACGCAGACTATCTTCCATGGCATCCTGGTCGTTGCGCAGAGCTACGCGTTGGAGATGCAGTTGTAGGCTATGCGGGCGAGCTGCATCCGCAGATCCTAGATCGTTTGGGCTTACCACCACGTACCTGTGCGATGGAACTCGATATCACTGCAATACCGTTTGATAATGATTTCCCTGCTCCAGTATTGTCCGCTTTCCCAACCCTGCATCAAGATTTGGCTCTTGTTGTAGATGAAGACGTGCCGGCCGAGTCAGTACGGAAGGTAATTGTGGAAGCTGCGGGCGAGCTTTTGGAAAAAGTAGAGCTTTTCGACGTCTACCGCTCTGATAGCCTCGGAGAGAATAAAAAGTCCCTGGCTTTCTCCTTGGTTTTCCGAGCTCAAGACCGCACTCTTACTGACGAGGAATGCTCCGAAGGTCGCCTCGCAGCAGTTGAAGCCGCCAAACAAATATTTGGCGCGACTATGCGCGCTTAA